A single Verrucomicrobiia bacterium DNA region contains:
- a CDS encoding Lrp/AsnC family transcriptional regulator, with product MSIEEHEKRSLDDQERLIVRALIRDPRLSDNQIGKLTSVPTPTVRRKRKKLEEEGLLSYYCALDMQERGTARFSARHLYVIKFRIGITVTQIVEEIKHEPNIRTIFTDLIYESHIAETEGRVALIMIVEGKHATDIVENMHATIIPSLRKNHGPDSIEEVSSIRLLAPIRILHNYVPLVNMRGGVLREDWPKDAIFVG from the coding sequence ATGAGTATTGAAGAACACGAAAAGCGCTCGCTTGACGATCAGGAACGGTTGATTGTTCGCGCCCTGATTCGCGATCCGCGGCTCAGCGACAATCAAATCGGCAAGTTGACGTCGGTGCCAACTCCGACCGTGCGGCGCAAGCGCAAGAAGCTCGAGGAGGAAGGGTTGCTGAGTTACTACTGCGCGTTGGATATGCAGGAACGCGGCACCGCCCGTTTTAGCGCGCGGCATCTGTATGTGATCAAGTTCCGGATTGGCATCACGGTCACGCAAATCGTGGAGGAGATCAAACACGAGCCAAACATCCGCACGATTTTTACGGATTTGATCTACGAATCACACATCGCGGAGACCGAAGGTCGCGTCGCCTTGATCATGATCGTCGAGGGTAAACACGCGACGGACATTGTGGAGAACATGCACGCGACCATCATTCCCTCATTGCGTAAGAATCATGGGCCGGATTCCATCGAAGAAGTTTCCTCGATTCGGCTTCTCGCGCCCATCCGCATCCTCCACAACTATGTCCCGCTGGTGAATATGCGGGGCGGCGTGCTTCGGGAAGACTGGCCCAAGGACGCAATTTTTGTTGGCTAA
- a CDS encoding Fic family protein, protein MPRKSNIPGKKVSQGGYAAFVPAPLPPKLDWTPRLIRVLSDADRLIGKLAGEGGRLPNPHILMRPFLQREAVLSSKIEGTQATLGELLAAEAGVAVDRSPDDLREVGNYVVALEHGIAHLKELPLCVRIIRELHEKLMTGVRGQQATPGRFREIQNWIGKPGSTLATASFVPPPPEEVETCLAAWEKFLHESELPPLVTIALAHYQFEAIHPFLDGNGRVGRLLITLFLIERQILPTPLLYLSAFFEAARRDYYDGLRGVSENGEWNEWLEYFLQGVARMSEDALSRAARINSKLIEWQKKVAGDSTNAPLRVVELLMANPFITAKGAAEKLGVAFTTAQRAIERLERLGIVKQSGDAKRDRVYCAKALLDILEEPARLTSHE, encoded by the coding sequence ATGCCAAGAAAATCAAACATTCCGGGCAAGAAAGTGTCGCAAGGCGGCTATGCCGCCTTTGTGCCTGCGCCGCTGCCGCCGAAGCTCGATTGGACGCCCCGGCTGATCCGCGTGCTGTCCGACGCCGACCGCCTAATCGGCAAATTGGCCGGCGAAGGCGGGCGCCTGCCCAATCCGCATATTTTGATGCGTCCGTTTCTGCAACGCGAAGCCGTGCTGTCCAGCAAGATTGAGGGCACGCAAGCGACGCTGGGCGAATTGCTGGCAGCAGAAGCCGGTGTAGCCGTGGATCGTAGTCCCGACGATTTGCGGGAGGTTGGCAATTATGTCGTGGCACTCGAACACGGCATTGCCCACCTCAAGGAACTTCCACTGTGTGTCCGCATCATCCGCGAATTGCACGAGAAACTCATGACCGGCGTGCGCGGGCAACAAGCCACACCGGGGCGATTTCGTGAAATTCAGAACTGGATTGGCAAACCGGGCAGCACGCTGGCAACGGCTTCCTTCGTTCCGCCACCGCCGGAAGAGGTGGAAACCTGTTTGGCCGCATGGGAAAAATTTCTGCACGAATCAGAGCTGCCACCCTTGGTCACGATTGCGCTGGCGCATTACCAGTTTGAGGCCATCCATCCGTTTTTGGACGGCAATGGGCGCGTTGGTCGTTTGCTGATTACCTTGTTCTTGATTGAACGGCAGATTTTACCGACACCACTGCTGTATCTGTCGGCATTTTTTGAAGCCGCGCGACGTGATTATTACGACGGACTGCGCGGCGTCAGCGAAAATGGCGAGTGGAATGAATGGCTGGAATACTTTTTGCAAGGCGTGGCCCGGATGTCAGAAGATGCGTTGAGCCGGGCGGCGCGCATCAACAGCAAGCTGATCGAATGGCAAAAAAAGGTCGCCGGGGATTCGACAAATGCACCGCTGCGTGTGGTCGAACTCTTGATGGCGAATCCGTTCATCACCGCCAAAGGCGCGGCTGAAAAACTAGGCGTGGCTTTCACCACGGCGCAACGAGCCATTGAGCGATTGGAGCGGCTTGGAATTGTGAAGCAATCAGGAGATGCGAAACGCGATCGGGTTTATTGCGCCAAGGCATTGCTCGATATTTTGGAAGAGCCGGCACGGTTGACTTCGCATGAATAA
- a CDS encoding relaxase domain-containing protein, whose protein sequence is MFTAVAQKNLADAEKYFDECLEQNDHYSAGEIRPRQWIGVGADRLGLKQNVSRDQFHALCENQNPQSYERLTRRQKKKDIEVNFNKPKV, encoded by the coding sequence ATGTTTACTGCCGTGGCCCAGAAAAATCTGGCCGATGCCGAGAAGTATTTCGACGAGTGTCTGGAGCAGAATGATCACTACTCGGCGGGCGAAATCCGTCCCCGCCAATGGATCGGTGTGGGGGCGGACAGGCTGGGATTAAAGCAGAACGTCTCCCGTGATCAGTTCCATGCGCTTTGCGAGAATCAAAATCCGCAGAGCTACGAACGGCTGACGCGGCGACAGAAAAAGAAGGACATCGAAGTCAATTTCAATAAGCCAAAGGTATGA
- a CDS encoding acyl-CoA thioesterase — MAYQFKIRRFVEFGDTDMAGIVYYAMYYRYMDAAEHAFFRSLGLSFAPGKHASSVGWPRVHTEADYLAPLRFGDEVEVQLLVMEKKSKALTYAFRLRKLNAQPPYEVARGKVTAVCVKMVGGKMKATNIPAAINAKISVAPARLLK, encoded by the coding sequence ATGGCTTATCAATTCAAGATTCGGCGCTTCGTGGAATTCGGGGATACGGATATGGCGGGCATTGTGTACTACGCCATGTATTACCGTTACATGGATGCCGCCGAGCATGCTTTCTTCCGGTCGCTGGGATTATCCTTCGCGCCCGGCAAACATGCCAGTTCGGTCGGCTGGCCGCGCGTTCATACCGAAGCCGATTACCTGGCGCCGCTCCGCTTTGGGGATGAAGTGGAGGTGCAACTTCTGGTGATGGAAAAAAAGTCCAAGGCGCTGACTTATGCGTTCCGCTTGCGGAAGCTGAACGCGCAACCACCTTACGAAGTTGCTCGAGGCAAGGTCACCGCTGTGTGCGTGAAAATGGTCGGGGGCAAAATGAAGGCGACAAACATTCCCGCCGCCATTAATGCCAAAATCAGCGTGGCTCCGGCGCGGCTGCTGAAGTGA
- a CDS encoding sulfatase yields the protein MAPVLAARLPNVIVIFTDDQGYADVGVFGAQGFETPNLDRLARQGVKFTNFHAAQPVCSASRASLLTGCYPSRIGIHGALGPAAKHGLSSNEMTLAELLKQKGYVTGMAGKWHLGRPRPFLPVHHGFDEYFGLPYSNDMWPHHPEARKGTYPPLPLIEGDQVIRDEVTAEDQSQLTTWYTERAVRFIERNQARPFFFYLAHSMPHVPLFVSDKFKGKSKQGLYGDVIMEIDWSVGEVMRALKRCGIEKDTLVIFASDNGPWLSYGNHAGSTGPLREGKGTNWEGGTRVPCIMRWPGKLPRGKSSDAMFMTIDLFPTIANLVGAQLPAHKIDGLDVWPLLAGKKGAVNPHEAYFYYYFQGDLQAVASGDGHWKLYLPHSYRTLAGHPGGTNGIPVKYQPAKISVPELYDLQNDLGETTDVAAQHPEIVQRLLALAEQARDDLGDTFTQRVGHGLREPGRVPTDQ from the coding sequence ATGGCGCCCGTTCTGGCCGCGCGATTGCCCAACGTCATCGTCATTTTCACCGATGATCAGGGCTATGCAGATGTCGGGGTGTTCGGCGCGCAAGGATTTGAGACGCCCAATTTGGATCGGCTGGCCCGCCAAGGCGTCAAGTTCACCAATTTCCACGCGGCGCAGCCGGTTTGTTCCGCCTCACGCGCTTCGTTGTTGACCGGATGTTATCCGAGTCGCATTGGGATTCATGGGGCATTGGGGCCGGCAGCCAAACACGGACTCAGCTCCAACGAAATGACGCTCGCTGAGTTACTCAAGCAAAAGGGCTACGTCACGGGTATGGCGGGCAAATGGCATCTGGGGCGACCTCGGCCATTCCTCCCCGTGCATCACGGGTTCGATGAATACTTTGGTCTGCCTTACTCCAACGACATGTGGCCGCACCATCCGGAAGCCCGGAAGGGTACGTATCCGCCGTTGCCGCTTATCGAGGGCGATCAGGTCATTCGCGACGAAGTCACGGCGGAAGATCAATCGCAGCTCACCACTTGGTACACTGAACGCGCGGTGAGGTTCATCGAGCGAAACCAAGCGCGACCGTTTTTCTTTTACCTCGCGCATTCCATGCCGCACGTCCCGTTGTTTGTGAGCGACAAATTCAAGGGCAAATCGAAGCAAGGACTTTACGGCGATGTGATCATGGAAATTGACTGGAGCGTGGGCGAGGTGATGCGGGCGTTGAAGCGCTGCGGCATCGAGAAGGACACGCTCGTCATCTTCGCCAGCGACAACGGTCCCTGGCTCAGTTACGGCAATCACGCCGGTTCAACAGGACCGCTGCGCGAAGGCAAGGGGACCAACTGGGAGGGCGGCACGCGCGTGCCTTGCATCATGCGCTGGCCGGGGAAGCTGCCTCGCGGCAAAAGCAGTGACGCCATGTTCATGACCATTGATCTGTTTCCTACCATTGCCAATCTGGTGGGAGCGCAACTCCCGGCGCACAAGATTGATGGTCTGGACGTCTGGCCGTTGCTCGCGGGCAAGAAAGGCGCCGTCAATCCGCACGAGGCGTATTTTTACTACTATTTCCAAGGCGACTTGCAGGCCGTGGCCAGCGGCGACGGCCACTGGAAACTATATCTACCGCACTCATATCGAACGCTTGCGGGCCATCCCGGTGGCACAAACGGAATCCCGGTAAAATATCAACCGGCGAAGATCAGCGTGCCGGAACTGTATGACTTGCAAAATGACCTTGGCGAAACCACCGACGTTGCCGCGCAACATCCGGAAATCGTTCAACGTTTGCTCGCGCTGGCGGAGCAGGCGCGCGACGATCTGGGCGACACGTTCACCCAACGTGTCGGCCACGGACTACGCGAGCCGGGGCGTGTTCCAACGGACCAGTGA
- a CDS encoding sugar phosphate isomerase/epimerase, protein MSKTPLTNNFPKLHNAMWPGLVGKGSPGAEPCIDLDTMLDLTAKARVDGVKFDGVDLFLYDPHVSIDLTDGGIKKLAAKIRKKGLVVGSVVAPVWFGGSAMGDETQRANWITAVRKACRIAQRLRELGVRPYGVVRIDSAASVTDWDKDPKGNTKLIAKTFREAAKVAKDHGERLAAEGEICWGGMHSWKYMVQLLEAVGLPKLVGFQADMSHTHLYTLGYNAEAHRLVPKNYHYEPAAFHDAMTKLTNALRPWTIDFHVAQNDGSVFGSGSHEKTGRHCLATDPRGKLNIVRDSGYWLRDEKGRVTKRTKHICWDGCMFPNQVMAQQQTWNDILAAMIQVRENHGWRA, encoded by the coding sequence ATGAGCAAAACTCCGTTGACCAACAATTTTCCCAAATTGCACAACGCCATGTGGCCCGGCCTGGTCGGCAAGGGCAGCCCCGGCGCCGAGCCGTGCATTGACCTGGACACCATGCTGGACCTCACGGCCAAAGCCCGAGTGGATGGCGTCAAGTTCGATGGCGTGGACCTGTTTCTCTACGATCCGCACGTCAGCATTGACCTCACCGATGGCGGCATCAAAAAGCTGGCGGCCAAAATTCGGAAGAAGGGGTTGGTGGTCGGTTCGGTGGTGGCCCCGGTCTGGTTTGGCGGTTCCGCCATGGGCGACGAAACCCAGCGCGCCAACTGGATCACCGCCGTGCGGAAGGCGTGTCGCATCGCCCAGCGGCTGCGCGAACTGGGAGTTCGACCGTATGGTGTGGTACGCATTGATTCTGCGGCAAGTGTGACGGATTGGGACAAAGATCCGAAAGGTAACACGAAGTTGATTGCCAAAACTTTTCGGGAAGCGGCAAAGGTGGCCAAGGATCACGGCGAACGCCTGGCGGCGGAAGGTGAAATTTGCTGGGGCGGCATGCACTCGTGGAAATACATGGTGCAATTGCTCGAAGCAGTGGGTTTGCCGAAGCTGGTGGGCTTTCAGGCGGACATGTCGCACACCCATCTGTACACGCTGGGTTACAACGCCGAGGCGCACCGGCTCGTGCCGAAAAATTATCATTACGAACCGGCGGCGTTTCACGACGCAATGACCAAACTCACGAATGCGTTGCGACCGTGGACCATTGATTTTCATGTGGCGCAGAATGACGGCAGCGTGTTTGGCTCAGGCTCGCACGAGAAAACCGGGCGGCATTGTCTGGCGACCGATCCGCGCGGGAAGCTCAATATCGTTCGCGATTCCGGCTATTGGTTGCGGGATGAGAAAGGCCGCGTGACGAAGCGGACGAAACACATTTGTTGGGACGGTTGCATGTTCCCCAATCAGGTCATGGCGCAACAGCAAACGTGGAATGACATCCTCGCGGCGATGATTCAAGTCCGCGAAAACCACGGCTGGCGCGCCTGA
- a CDS encoding Gfo/Idh/MocA family oxidoreductase, protein MKELRIGLIGCGFMGRAHSNAYRKVNNFFDLKYRPVLAAVCARNRASASAFAAKWGYESVETDWKQLLKRKDIDAVDICTPNQTHAPIAIAAAKAGKMVLCEKPLSMNGPEGVKMVKAVEQAKVPNLVWYNYRRVPAVTLAKRLIEEGRLGKIFHYRAKFLQDWTISPDLPQGGAGLWRLDVKAAGSGVTGDLLAHCIDTALWLNGAMDSVTAMTETFIKKRKHTLSGKVEKVGIDDACAFLARFKNGSLATFESTRYARGHKALYTFEINGEKASIAWDLHDLHRLQYFDHQDEGKLRGWRSIHVTDHGGEHPYMDKWWVPGLQIGYEHSFVHQVADFLEGLASRKSVSPTFRDALETQNVCDAVLKSARTHRWEKVAK, encoded by the coding sequence ATGAAAGAACTACGCATTGGACTGATCGGCTGCGGCTTCATGGGCCGCGCTCACTCGAACGCTTATCGCAAGGTCAATAATTTCTTTGACCTGAAATACCGACCGGTGCTCGCCGCCGTGTGCGCGCGCAACCGGGCCAGCGCCAGCGCGTTCGCCGCGAAGTGGGGCTACGAATCGGTGGAGACGGATTGGAAACAACTGCTCAAGCGCAAGGATATTGATGCGGTGGATATCTGCACGCCGAACCAAACGCACGCGCCCATCGCCATCGCCGCCGCCAAGGCGGGAAAAATGGTTTTGTGTGAAAAACCGCTCTCGATGAACGGACCGGAAGGCGTCAAAATGGTCAAGGCGGTGGAACAGGCCAAAGTGCCCAACCTGGTTTGGTATAATTACCGGCGCGTACCGGCGGTGACGCTGGCCAAGCGCTTGATCGAAGAAGGTCGCCTCGGAAAAATTTTTCATTACCGGGCCAAATTTTTGCAGGATTGGACGATCAGTCCGGACCTGCCCCAAGGCGGCGCGGGGTTATGGCGCTTGGATGTGAAAGCCGCCGGCAGCGGCGTGACCGGTGATTTGCTCGCGCACTGCATTGACACGGCGCTGTGGCTGAACGGCGCGATGGATTCCGTCACCGCCATGACGGAGACGTTCATCAAAAAGCGGAAACACACGCTGTCCGGCAAAGTGGAGAAAGTGGGCATTGACGACGCTTGCGCGTTTCTGGCGCGTTTCAAGAATGGGTCGCTGGCGACGTTTGAATCCACTCGCTACGCGCGCGGGCATAAGGCGCTGTACACGTTTGAAATCAATGGCGAGAAAGCGTCCATCGCGTGGGATTTGCACGACCTGCATCGGCTCCAATACTTTGATCATCAAGATGAAGGAAAGTTGCGCGGCTGGCGTTCCATTCATGTGACTGATCACGGCGGCGAGCACCCGTACATGGACAAGTGGTGGGTGCCCGGTTTGCAGATTGGTTACGAGCACAGCTTCGTGCATCAGGTGGCGGATTTTCTCGAAGGTCTGGCCAGTAGAAAATCGGTCAGCCCCACGTTCCGCGATGCCTTGGAAACGCAAAACGTCTGCGATGCGGTGCTGAAGTCGGCCCGGACGCATCGTTGGGAAAAGGTCGCCAAATGA
- a CDS encoding ThuA domain-containing protein, with product MKNARRGLPRLILVGTLWFWGGALSGRAAELPKPLRVLLITGGCCHDYEHQKNVLKQGIEARANAVVDQVHTSDGSTKPPLPILGNPNYAHGYDVVIHDECGADLSDPKLVEAVLQPHRDGVPGVNLHCAMHSYRIGNPNDPVTLGTPHGLWFEYLGLQSSGHSPQLPITINYVDAKHPTTIGLSGWTTIGEELYNNIHIFAATQALARGRQITQQKDGSLKTNDTVVVWTNEYGPKRARVFSTTIGHNTETVADARYLDLVTRGVLWATDHLQSDGTPAAGYGPKGK from the coding sequence ATGAAAAACGCGCGTCGCGGGTTGCCCCGGTTGATCCTCGTCGGCACGCTGTGGTTCTGGGGTGGCGCGTTATCCGGCCGCGCCGCCGAACTCCCGAAGCCGTTGCGGGTGTTGTTGATCACGGGCGGCTGTTGCCATGATTACGAACATCAGAAAAACGTGCTCAAACAAGGCATCGAAGCGCGCGCCAACGCGGTGGTGGATCAGGTTCACACCAGTGACGGCAGCACCAAGCCGCCGTTGCCCATTCTCGGCAATCCAAATTACGCGCACGGTTACGATGTGGTCATTCACGATGAATGTGGCGCGGACCTTTCCGATCCGAAATTGGTTGAGGCCGTGCTGCAGCCGCATCGCGACGGTGTGCCTGGAGTCAATCTGCACTGCGCCATGCACTCGTATCGCATCGGCAATCCCAATGATCCGGTCACCTTGGGCACGCCGCATGGGTTGTGGTTTGAATACCTCGGTCTGCAATCCAGCGGGCATAGTCCGCAACTTCCCATCACCATCAACTACGTGGATGCCAAACATCCGACGACCATCGGGCTGAGTGGCTGGACCACGATTGGCGAGGAGCTATACAACAACATTCACATCTTCGCCGCCACGCAGGCGCTCGCGCGTGGCCGGCAGATTACCCAGCAGAAGGACGGGAGCCTGAAAACCAATGACACCGTCGTGGTGTGGACCAATGAATACGGTCCAAAGCGGGCGCGCGTGTTTAGCACCACCATTGGCCACAACACGGAAACGGTGGCCGATGCGCGTTATCTGGATTTGGTGACGCGCGGGGTGCTTTGGGCCACCGACCATTTGCAATCGGATGGCACACCCGCTGCCGGATACGGTCCGAAAGGGAAGTAG
- a CDS encoding DUF433 domain-containing protein: MPREELLKRIWIDPQRCGGRPCIRGHRIWVSLILDLLASGSTVAEVLADYPGLVEADVLACIAYGSEMARERYVDIPLETRA, encoded by the coding sequence CTGCCGCGAGAGGAATTACTCAAGCGCATCTGGATTGATCCGCAACGATGCGGCGGCAGACCGTGCATTCGTGGACATCGTATCTGGGTCTCGCTGATCCTTGATTTGCTGGCTTCCGGCAGTACCGTCGCGGAAGTCTTGGCGGATTATCCAGGGCTGGTGGAAGCGGATGTTCTCGCCTGCATCGCGTACGGTTCGGAAATGGCGCGGGAACGCTACGTGGACATTCCGTTGGAAACGCGCGCGTGA
- a CDS encoding DUF5615 family PIN-like protein, whose product MKLKLDENLNQRGLALLVAAGHDVSTVARQQMQAALDAEIIEACRLESRALVTLDLDFANPLRFRPSLYPGIVVLRLPKKAAADDLLSALRTLAEGLKGAPLTGKLWIVEIGRIREFDEETLP is encoded by the coding sequence GTGAAACTCAAGCTGGATGAGAATCTCAATCAGCGGGGCCTCGCGTTGCTGGTTGCTGCTGGTCACGATGTTTCCACAGTTGCGCGGCAACAAATGCAGGCCGCATTGGACGCTGAGATAATTGAAGCGTGCCGTCTGGAAAGCCGGGCGTTGGTCACATTGGATTTGGATTTCGCGAACCCGCTTCGATTTCGCCCCAGCTTGTATCCCGGCATCGTGGTGCTGCGTCTGCCGAAGAAAGCCGCTGCCGATGATTTGCTTTCCGCCCTCCGCACTTTGGCTGAGGGATTGAAGGGGGCTCCGTTGACCGGAAAGTTGTGGATCGTCGAAATCGGTCGGATTCGAGAGTTCGACGAGGAGACTTTGCCCTGA
- a CDS encoding ThuA domain-containing protein yields MNFTTRLAVTLSLGLIGNVARAQPGVTYSGTEGPGLGKRIVFLSGDEEYRSEEGLPMLAKILATRHGFTCTVLFAINPADGTIDPNNQTNIPGMATLDNADLCVLQWRFRELPDADMKHFVDYLQRGKPIIGLRTATHSFAYSRNPSSPYAKYDWQNQDWPGGFGRQVLGDTWVNHHGEHGKQSTRGVINPAFRTHPILRGVTDIWGPTDVYEIAHLPRDASVLVWGQVLQGMRPTDPPLAGAKNDPMMPLVWVRNYSWDNGQTSKVVTTTMGAATDLQSAGLRRLLVNACYWAVGLGDAIPAATVVDYVGEFQPTPFGFGKFKRGVKPADLE; encoded by the coding sequence ATGAATTTCACAACACGATTGGCCGTTACACTAAGCTTGGGACTGATTGGCAACGTCGCCAGGGCGCAGCCGGGAGTGACTTACTCGGGCACCGAGGGACCGGGGCTGGGCAAACGCATCGTGTTTTTGAGTGGCGACGAGGAGTACCGTTCGGAGGAAGGATTGCCAATGCTGGCCAAGATTCTGGCCACGCGTCATGGCTTCACTTGCACCGTGTTGTTCGCCATCAACCCCGCCGATGGCACGATTGATCCGAACAACCAAACCAACATCCCCGGCATGGCGACGCTTGATAACGCGGACCTATGCGTGCTGCAATGGCGCTTTCGCGAATTGCCCGACGCGGATATGAAGCATTTCGTGGATTACTTGCAGCGCGGCAAACCCATTATTGGACTGCGCACGGCCACCCATTCGTTTGCCTACTCGCGCAACCCCAGCAGCCCTTACGCAAAATACGACTGGCAAAACCAAGACTGGCCGGGTGGGTTTGGTCGGCAAGTGCTGGGCGACACCTGGGTGAACCACCACGGCGAACACGGCAAGCAAAGCACGCGCGGAGTCATCAACCCGGCATTCCGGACGCATCCGATTTTACGCGGGGTGACGGACATTTGGGGGCCGACCGATGTTTATGAAATTGCGCATCTACCCCGGGACGCCTCGGTGCTGGTCTGGGGACAAGTGCTTCAAGGCATGCGCCCCACGGACCCGCCATTGGCAGGCGCCAAGAACGATCCCATGATGCCACTCGTTTGGGTGCGGAATTACTCTTGGGATAACGGCCAGACATCGAAAGTAGTCACCACCACGATGGGAGCTGCCACCGATTTGCAGAGTGCGGGTCTGCGGCGTCTGCTGGTGAACGCCTGCTATTGGGCGGTGGGTTTGGGCGATGCCATTCCGGCGGCAACGGTCGTGGATTACGTGGGTGAATTTCAACCCACACCGTTCGGTTTTGGCAAATTCAAGCGCGGCGTGAAGCCGGCGGATTTGGAGTGA
- a CDS encoding plastocyanin/azurin family copper-binding protein — protein MSYARLWIICGVLGGGLWLAQADEPSPAKPFFLPKSPVAAAYVLGRLSNQELTAAPRSEFVYVALLQRAGLARKYRVEALNGLAKLRQTDALTELLAGLTELDTKGATAEPVLHDLAPLLLQSDADALKAKSATLAQLAQSAKLPFTRQLAYAALLTIEGAGGPTWQQTSAHPGQFADLVSGIALLRDPNQRAAFHPQLAALLQAATSDEVRRAAISSSVTLPGSEAEVFNTLADLVRAGTERATAIAALQKIPRSFWSRDQLEPLVTSLVAYLQTVPVEQRTGPEALSAFQFATDLTALLPTETAATFGRTLRSLGVSVFVIRTIPEQMLYDQSLIVVAVGKPVELVLINDDAMPHNLVITQPEALEAIGSAAERLPPTPDAQGRLYVPNSPQVLHATKLVEFGQQARLSFTAPDAPGDYHFVCTFPGHWRRMNGTLAVVQDVEAYLASHAAQKTPQMTEWKIEELTPALTKLNSGRDWRRGQELFTQLSCASCHRIGNEGATFGPDLTSVFAQFQNDPRAVLQQILEPSLVISNAYRAFDFELADGEEISGLIVKDDGQSLTVQAGASAALTHTFAKAQIKTQQPQRSSLMPVGLLNQSSAEDILDLLAFIKAGGASAEHSHQP, from the coding sequence ATGAGTTACGCGCGGCTTTGGATTATCTGCGGGGTATTGGGCGGCGGTCTTTGGCTCGCTCAAGCGGACGAGCCTTCCCCCGCCAAACCCTTCTTCCTGCCGAAAAGTCCGGTGGCCGCCGCTTATGTCTTGGGACGCCTTTCCAACCAGGAACTGACCGCCGCCCCACGTAGCGAATTCGTTTACGTAGCCTTGTTGCAACGTGCTGGCCTGGCCCGGAAATACCGCGTGGAAGCACTCAACGGCCTGGCAAAGCTGCGTCAAACGGATGCGCTCACCGAGCTGCTCGCCGGTCTGACCGAGTTGGATACCAAAGGCGCGACCGCCGAACCGGTGTTGCACGATCTCGCGCCCTTGTTGCTGCAATCGGATGCCGATGCGCTTAAAGCCAAATCCGCAACTCTGGCTCAGTTGGCCCAGTCCGCAAAGCTGCCTTTCACCCGGCAACTGGCCTACGCCGCTCTGCTCACCATCGAAGGCGCTGGCGGCCCCACCTGGCAACAGACGTCTGCTCACCCGGGGCAATTCGCCGACCTGGTGTCGGGCATCGCATTGCTGCGTGATCCCAATCAACGCGCGGCGTTCCACCCGCAATTGGCCGCGCTCTTGCAGGCGGCGACATCCGACGAAGTCCGGCGCGCCGCCATCAGCAGCAGCGTCACCCTGCCCGGCTCGGAAGCCGAAGTTTTCAACACGCTGGCGGACTTGGTTCGTGCGGGCACCGAGCGCGCCACAGCCATTGCTGCGTTGCAAAAAATTCCGCGCTCCTTCTGGTCGCGCGACCAACTGGAGCCGCTGGTGACCAGTCTCGTGGCGTATCTCCAAACCGTGCCCGTCGAACAACGCACCGGGCCGGAAGCGTTGAGCGCCTTTCAATTCGCCACCGACCTGACGGCGTTACTGCCGACCGAAACGGCGGCGACTTTTGGCAGGACGCTGCGCTCGCTGGGCGTGAGTGTTTTCGTCATTCGCACGATTCCGGAACAGATGCTCTACGATCAATCGCTCATCGTCGTGGCGGTGGGCAAACCAGTCGAGTTGGTGTTGATCAATGACGACGCGATGCCGCACAACCTCGTCATCACGCAGCCGGAGGCGTTGGAAGCGATCGGGAGCGCGGCGGAACGTCTGCCGCCGACGCCTGACGCGCAGGGACGGCTTTACGTGCCCAATTCGCCCCAGGTGCTGCACGCCACCAAGCTGGTTGAATTCGGTCAGCAGGCGCGATTGAGTTTCACCGCTCCGGACGCCCCGGGCGACTACCATTTTGTTTGCACGTTCCCCGGACATTGGCGACGCATGAACGGCACGCTGGCGGTGGTTCAGGATGTGGAAGCTTATCTGGCCAGTCACGCGGCCCAAAAGACGCCCCAGATGACCGAATGGAAAATCGAGGAACTGACGCCCGCACTGACAAAACTGAACTCGGGACGCGATTGGCGGCGCGGCCAGGAATTATTCACGCAACTCTCGTGCGCTTCCTGTCATCGGATTGGCAACGAAGGCGCGACGTTCGGCCCGGACTTAACTTCGGTTTTTGCGCAGTTCCAAAATGATCCCCGGGCGGTGTTGCAGCAAATCCTCGAACCCTCGCTGGTCATCAGCAACGCGTATCGCGCGTTTGATTTTGAACTCGCGGATGGCGAGGAGATTTCGGGTTTGATCGTCAAGGACGATGGCCAATCGCTGACCGTGCAAGCGGGCGCATCCGCCGCGCTGACTCATACCTTTGCCAAAGCCCAAATCAAAACGCAGCAACCGCAGCGCTCCTCACTGATGCCCGTTGGCCTGCTCAACCAAAGTTCCGCCGAAGACATTCTGGACCTGCTGGCCTTCATCAAGGCGGGGGGCGCGTCCGCCGAACATTCACATCAGCCTTGA